In Arthrobacter sp. SLBN-112, a genomic segment contains:
- a CDS encoding FCD domain-containing protein, with protein MEDNLLVKLLNLVEEAGPDERIPSERDLAVQWGTSRTALRHRLRMLEAMGALERRGGAGTYTRTVKPQDVAAALKIGLHSSALSSASAFQPVRVALERQAAKMAAEDFKPIPVAHAEDAVMRMEKSTTPDDLYAADLDFHRAIFQASGDPSLIFFSSAVGDLIADSVSSRRSRMLRLANDLDEMRVLHRAILEAVKAKDPAAAMAAMDSHFDRIDSLEIDDLRSGATADELA; from the coding sequence ATGGAAGACAATCTTCTGGTCAAACTGCTGAACCTGGTGGAGGAGGCTGGCCCTGACGAGCGAATTCCGTCAGAGCGAGATCTTGCGGTCCAGTGGGGGACGTCGCGCACCGCTCTGCGTCACCGGCTCAGGATGCTCGAAGCCATGGGCGCCCTCGAGAGGAGAGGCGGGGCAGGCACATACACCCGCACTGTGAAACCGCAGGATGTGGCAGCGGCCCTGAAGATAGGCCTGCATTCCTCGGCCCTGTCCTCCGCGTCGGCTTTCCAGCCGGTTCGGGTCGCGCTCGAACGGCAGGCGGCCAAGATGGCGGCGGAGGACTTCAAGCCCATTCCTGTAGCGCATGCAGAAGATGCTGTGATGCGAATGGAAAAGTCCACAACGCCTGATGACCTCTACGCGGCTGATCTCGATTTTCACCGCGCAATTTTCCAGGCATCCGGTGATCCTTCGTTGATCTTCTTCTCCAGCGCGGTCGGTGATCTCATCGCGGACTCTGTGAGTTCCCGCCGTTCGAGAATGCTTCGGCTCGCCAACGATCTGGACGAAATGAGGGTGCTTCACCGTGCCATCCTTGAAGCGGTCAAGGCCAAGGATCCAGCCGCCGCCATGGCCGCCATGGACAGCCACTTCGACAGAATCGATTCACTGGAGATTGACGACCTCCGGTCCGGGGCTACCGCGGACGAGTTGGCCTAA
- a CDS encoding SDR family NAD(P)-dependent oxidoreductase, with translation MTARMAGKTAIVFGGGSVGGEINNGLAAALTYAEEGANVFVVDVSPDAVKGSVEKLEELKDSKALSISVGGAVADVSDNAAVEASVRECVAQVGKPSVLHNNVGIARMGGPVEMTLEDWDLVMKVNLTSAFITCKHVLPIFLEQGYGSIVNIASVGGMRYLGYNYPSYSATKGGLIQFTVNLALEYADKGIRANAVAPGFIETPMMYKQIAGNYPSIEAMLEARHALSPTGKMGTSFDVAQAALFLASDESKYVNGVCLPVDGGLTASIGQ, from the coding sequence ATGACAGCACGTATGGCAGGGAAGACGGCCATCGTCTTCGGCGGTGGGTCCGTAGGCGGGGAGATCAACAATGGTCTGGCCGCGGCGCTGACGTATGCCGAAGAGGGTGCCAACGTATTTGTGGTGGATGTGTCCCCGGATGCAGTGAAGGGCTCGGTTGAAAAACTGGAGGAGCTGAAAGATTCGAAGGCTCTCTCGATTTCCGTGGGCGGTGCGGTAGCGGATGTTTCGGATAACGCGGCAGTGGAAGCTTCTGTCCGGGAGTGTGTTGCCCAGGTGGGGAAGCCAAGCGTGCTCCACAACAACGTGGGCATCGCGCGGATGGGCGGTCCCGTCGAGATGACTCTCGAGGATTGGGACCTGGTCATGAAGGTCAACCTCACGAGTGCATTCATCACCTGTAAGCATGTTCTGCCGATCTTCCTCGAACAGGGCTACGGCAGCATCGTCAACATCGCCTCGGTCGGCGGCATGCGCTACCTGGGATACAACTACCCGAGCTATTCCGCGACAAAGGGTGGCCTGATTCAGTTCACGGTCAACCTGGCCCTTGAATACGCCGATAAGGGCATCCGTGCCAACGCCGTCGCGCCTGGCTTCATCGAAACACCCATGATGTACAAGCAAATTGCCGGCAACTACCCCTCCATTGAAGCGATGCTTGAGGCCCGCCACGCTCTTAGCCCGACCGGAAAGATGGGGACATCATTTGACGTAGCCCAGGCGGCACTCTTCTTGGCCTCCGACGAGTCGAAGTACGTCAACGGCGTTTGCTTGCCCGTAGATGGCGGCCTGACAGCCTCCATCGGCCAGTAA
- a CDS encoding GntR family transcriptional regulator: protein MTEIPARDSTTLARTVRDRLRLAVARDELPSGVRLSQEQVANQLGVSRMPVRAAISELVTEGLLEKLPGGGVAVRPLYVKDLQDVYEIRQALESQAVRHVATHRPMEGVEQIRRVLERHRDHVAGYNAEQLLEVDREFHMSILAATGNLQFQKVVIPVWSVVERAMFKMLKMPDVAAIAWDEHEMIAAAIIDGDPDLAESRLRQHLENGAAQLARVISLSD from the coding sequence ATGACAGAGATTCCTGCCCGGGACTCGACGACACTGGCCCGAACAGTGCGCGACAGGCTGCGCCTTGCAGTGGCGCGCGACGAACTGCCCTCCGGGGTCCGCCTCAGCCAGGAGCAGGTCGCCAACCAGCTTGGCGTCAGCCGGATGCCTGTTCGGGCAGCCATCAGCGAACTGGTGACTGAAGGGCTGCTCGAAAAGCTGCCCGGGGGAGGGGTCGCCGTCCGGCCTCTGTACGTAAAGGATCTGCAGGACGTTTACGAAATCCGGCAGGCTCTTGAATCCCAGGCCGTACGGCATGTGGCCACTCATCGCCCAATGGAGGGTGTGGAACAGATCCGTCGCGTCCTCGAGCGGCATCGGGACCACGTGGCTGGCTACAATGCCGAGCAACTGCTTGAAGTCGACAGAGAGTTCCACATGTCGATCCTGGCCGCCACCGGAAATTTGCAGTTCCAGAAAGTCGTCATCCCCGTATGGTCGGTGGTGGAGCGCGCCATGTTCAAAATGCTGAAAATGCCGGACGTGGCTGCCATCGCATGGGACGAGCACGAAATGATAGCTGCTGCAATCATCGACGGTGACCCCGATCTGGCGGAGAGCAGATTGAGGCAGCATCTCGAGAATGGGGCAGCTCAGCTGGCCAGGGTCATCTCCCTCTCAGACTAA
- a CDS encoding lipoyl domain-containing protein produces the protein MDVIVGQELLGTETEADLSEWLVEDGSEVTAGQAIAELETSKVQVEVVSPATGTITYVAAEGDVVEPESIIARVN, from the coding sequence GTGGATGTCATTGTGGGCCAGGAACTCCTCGGCACCGAAACTGAAGCCGACCTCAGCGAATGGCTGGTAGAGGATGGCAGTGAAGTCACCGCAGGCCAGGCCATCGCCGAACTTGAGACCTCCAAGGTCCAGGTCGAAGTGGTGTCCCCGGCCACCGGAACTATTACGTACGTAGCAGCCGAGGGAGATGTCGTGGAACCCGAGAGCATCATCGCGAGGGTGAACTAA
- a CDS encoding thiamine pyrophosphate-dependent dehydrogenase E1 component subunit alpha, whose translation MTAETTTSTTFDLEMDGPSALELMSTIREFESRLPGYSEEGLIRGSTHPSVGMEAVAVGVSWALRASDSVASNHRGHAHCLAKGADAGRTLAEILGRSDGYCGGKGGSMHIGVKELGLLGTNGIVGAGIGLATGAALAAQAQGTDDVAVAYFGDGATNQGVLAEAFNLAAIWNLPVIFVCENNHFAQSATLEEMVAQPDLRRRGEAYGVPSVDVDGMDVEAVSNAAAEAVRRARSGQGPSFIVADTYRYLGHMAGDTEIYRTAEQVEQWKGRDPIARLAKKLLDSNVLDEAQLNVIAAAAVTVVDGAEEFAKASPYPDVSSAFTQVSEDNR comes from the coding sequence ATGACTGCCGAAACCACGACATCCACCACGTTCGATCTCGAGATGGATGGGCCGTCAGCCTTGGAGCTGATGAGTACCATCCGTGAGTTCGAGTCCAGGCTGCCTGGGTACTCGGAGGAAGGCCTCATCCGAGGCTCCACGCACCCTTCCGTAGGCATGGAGGCCGTCGCAGTAGGCGTCTCATGGGCACTGCGGGCTTCCGACAGCGTCGCGAGCAACCATCGCGGGCACGCCCACTGTCTGGCCAAGGGCGCAGATGCCGGACGGACGCTGGCCGAAATCCTGGGACGCAGCGATGGATATTGCGGCGGCAAGGGAGGCTCCATGCACATTGGCGTGAAAGAGCTGGGCCTGCTGGGCACCAACGGCATCGTCGGGGCCGGAATCGGGCTCGCAACAGGCGCGGCACTGGCGGCCCAGGCACAGGGAACAGACGACGTCGCTGTCGCCTACTTCGGTGACGGGGCAACCAATCAGGGCGTGCTCGCCGAGGCCTTTAATCTCGCAGCGATCTGGAACCTCCCGGTGATCTTTGTGTGTGAGAACAACCATTTCGCCCAGTCCGCAACCTTGGAGGAGATGGTGGCCCAGCCCGATCTTCGCCGGCGGGGAGAAGCTTATGGAGTGCCCTCCGTCGATGTCGACGGAATGGACGTCGAAGCAGTCAGCAATGCCGCCGCTGAAGCCGTCCGTCGGGCCCGGTCGGGACAGGGACCCTCGTTTATCGTCGCTGATACCTATCGGTACCTGGGCCACATGGCCGGCGACACCGAAATTTATAGGACCGCTGAACAGGTGGAGCAGTGGAAGGGCCGCGACCCAATCGCGCGGCTTGCGAAAAAACTCCTCGACTCGAACGTTTTGGACGAGGCGCAACTGAACGTGATTGCAGCAGCCGCCGTGACGGTAGTAGACGGCGCTGAGGAATTCGCCAAGGCTTCTCCCTACCCGGACGTTTCTTCAGCCTTCACTCAAGTCAGCGAGGACAACCGATGA
- a CDS encoding transketolase C-terminal domain-containing protein: MNKPAQQLTIWRALNAALHDEFAEDPSTIIMGEDLTTWGTGGGIYGVTRKMADTFGKERVRDTPISEEALISAGAGAAMAGTRTVVEIMYSDFMLLGADGLINQAAKARYMFGGQFSTPLVVRSNGGSGIGKAAQHSQSLETLYAHIPGLEVVVPGTANDAYGLLRSAIKSNNPTIFLEHKALYYDKGPVTKEIIPLGKARVAREGKDLTIVATQLMTKRALEAADVLSSQGVDVEIIDPRTLYPFDMETVFASVRKTRHLLVVHEAVRDFGWGGEFISNTVQECWGELDAAPRRLGAARTPIPYSEELESAVVPSTQDIVAEALTTVGHHNKLTV, translated from the coding sequence ATGAACAAACCAGCTCAACAACTGACGATTTGGCGGGCACTGAACGCAGCCTTGCATGATGAATTCGCTGAGGATCCCTCGACGATCATCATGGGTGAGGATCTCACCACCTGGGGTACAGGCGGCGGGATTTACGGTGTAACACGCAAGATGGCGGACACGTTTGGCAAGGAACGCGTCCGGGACACTCCCATCAGCGAAGAGGCGTTGATCTCTGCCGGAGCCGGAGCCGCTATGGCGGGCACACGCACCGTCGTTGAGATCATGTACTCCGACTTCATGCTTCTTGGAGCAGATGGGCTGATTAACCAGGCAGCCAAAGCCCGGTACATGTTCGGGGGACAGTTCTCCACCCCGCTGGTGGTGCGCAGCAACGGGGGATCCGGCATCGGCAAAGCGGCCCAGCATTCACAGTCACTGGAAACCCTCTATGCCCATATCCCCGGGCTGGAGGTTGTGGTTCCCGGTACAGCAAACGATGCCTATGGTCTCTTGCGCAGCGCCATCAAGAGCAATAACCCCACGATTTTCCTCGAGCACAAGGCCCTGTACTACGACAAGGGTCCAGTCACGAAGGAAATTATTCCGCTGGGCAAGGCCCGGGTGGCACGTGAGGGCAAGGATCTCACCATCGTTGCCACCCAACTCATGACCAAGCGTGCACTGGAAGCGGCGGACGTTCTCAGCTCACAGGGGGTGGACGTGGAAATCATTGATCCGCGGACTCTGTACCCCTTCGACATGGAGACCGTTTTTGCTTCAGTCCGCAAAACCCGTCACCTCCTGGTTGTTCACGAAGCAGTCCGGGACTTCGGCTGGGGCGGTGAGTTCATCAGTAATACCGTGCAGGAATGCTGGGGAGAACTTGACGCAGCACCCCGCAGATTGGGCGCCGCACGTACACCGATCCCCTACTCAGAAGAGCTGGAGAGCGCCGTGGTTCCCTCAACGCAGGACATCGTCGCCGAAGCTCTGACAACTGTGGGGCATCACAACAAGCTCACGGTGTGA
- a CDS encoding 2-oxo acid dehydrogenase subunit E2 — MQDTDHARTEILKVRGARKITAQRMRASLQETAQVTLTRYAVATNLVSFRSGLKAQSAKNPEDVCPTLNDIIMHCVSRVLEAHTEINALFTPEGIERHSAVNLGFAVDTGRSLLVPVIHGANELSLKELAHRSKELIDLAKTGKITADAMTGGTFTVSNLGGLGIHWFTPVLNAPEVGILGIGAMHTFFPGGAPQIPLSLTFDHQALDGAAAATVLGAFASAIEDAGLTATV, encoded by the coding sequence ATGCAGGACACAGACCACGCACGCACGGAAATCCTCAAGGTCCGGGGTGCCCGCAAGATCACCGCCCAGCGGATGCGGGCATCACTGCAAGAAACGGCACAAGTCACCCTGACTCGATATGCCGTCGCCACGAACCTGGTTTCCTTCCGAAGCGGCCTTAAAGCGCAGAGCGCCAAGAACCCCGAGGATGTCTGCCCTACCCTCAATGACATCATCATGCACTGCGTTTCACGGGTGCTGGAAGCTCATACCGAGATCAACGCCCTCTTCACCCCAGAGGGGATCGAACGGCATTCCGCTGTCAACCTTGGATTCGCGGTGGACACGGGAAGGTCGCTCCTGGTTCCGGTTATCCATGGCGCCAACGAACTGAGTCTGAAAGAACTGGCGCATCGGAGCAAGGAGCTGATTGACCTTGCAAAAACCGGAAAGATCACTGCGGACGCCATGACGGGAGGAACCTTTACGGTCTCCAACCTGGGAGGGCTCGGAATCCACTGGTTCACTCCCGTTCTAAACGCACCAGAGGTCGGCATCCTGGGCATCGGTGCCATGCACACTTTCTTCCCTGGAGGCGCCCCCCAGATTCCGTTGTCCTTAACCTTCGATCATCAAGCCCTTGACGGGGCAGCCGCAGCAACGGTGCTTGGCGCCTTTGCTTCCGCAATCGAAGATGCAGGTTTGACAGCGACGGTTTGA